A window from Thermoplasmata archaeon encodes these proteins:
- a CDS encoding AAA family ATPase: MAFYLILRGPLGVGKSTVSARLAKAIHGAHVSIDRILDEQGLWESGRLSEFLRANTFAIDRARKILARGTPVIFDGNFYWKSQIEDLIGRLDHLHHVVTLRAPLKVCIERDAQRHRPHGREAAREVYAKVARFEIGIAVDARGSSEAVVRKILSRLGLDEAGSGPPRRRRPASHAPGVQRTKALRTLQ, translated from the coding sequence GTGGCCTTCTACCTCATCCTCCGCGGACCCCTCGGGGTCGGTAAATCCACGGTCTCGGCGAGGCTGGCGAAGGCGATCCACGGTGCGCACGTCTCCATCGACCGGATCCTCGACGAACAGGGCCTGTGGGAGTCGGGCCGCCTCTCGGAATTCCTGAGGGCCAACACCTTCGCGATCGATCGCGCGCGGAAGATCCTGGCTCGCGGGACACCGGTGATCTTCGACGGGAACTTCTATTGGAAATCCCAGATCGAGGACCTGATCGGTCGGCTCGATCATCTCCATCACGTCGTCACCCTGAGAGCGCCGCTGAAGGTATGCATCGAGCGGGACGCCCAACGGCATCGGCCCCATGGTCGCGAGGCCGCACGTGAGGTCTACGCGAAGGTCGCACGCTTCGAGATAGGGATCGCCGTGGATGCGCGAGGCTCCTCTGAGGCCGTCGTCCGGAAGATCCTCTCACGCCTTGGTCTCGACGAGGCCGGCAGCGGTCCTCCTCGAAGAAGGCGCCCAGCATCGCACGCCCCCGGAGTCCAGCGGACCAAGGCCCTCCGAACACTACAGTGA
- a CDS encoding threonine synthase, which translates to MSSTGSLLAHLECRACCTEVPADRLATVCPTCAGPLFAAYRLDHWDGRGWREAISGRPATLWRYREVLPVQSVESITTLGEGLTPILALGAVPEATEIEVWLKDDGTMPTGSFKARGMSVAVSRARELGVPRMYVPSAGNAGVALAAYAARAGLPARVYLPEGTPAAMERACRAYGAEVVKGGSTIREAGASARRNEAGGGAFDLSTLREPYRAEGKKTMGFEIWEQMAPDGMPDAIIYPTGGGTGIVGMYRAFVQLQALGLLERLPRLYSVQPENCAPIVRAVRDGASQAIPWEGAKTVAPGLLVPAPFGSERILEAIRESRGGGATVEDRAILAAVGHLARRHGISASPEGAAPYAALEILLHSGAVRPGERVLLYNTGSGIPFLSSL; encoded by the coding sequence ATGAGTTCCACGGGCTCACTTCTTGCGCATCTCGAGTGCCGGGCCTGCTGCACCGAAGTACCTGCGGATCGACTCGCGACGGTGTGCCCTACGTGCGCAGGCCCGTTGTTCGCCGCGTACCGTCTAGACCACTGGGACGGACGTGGATGGAGGGAAGCGATCTCCGGTCGGCCCGCGACGTTGTGGCGCTATCGCGAGGTGCTCCCCGTGCAGTCCGTGGAATCGATCACGACCCTGGGCGAGGGGTTGACACCGATCCTCGCGCTCGGCGCCGTTCCGGAGGCGACGGAGATCGAGGTTTGGTTGAAGGATGACGGAACGATGCCGACGGGCTCGTTCAAGGCTCGGGGGATGAGCGTCGCCGTCTCCAGAGCTCGTGAACTTGGCGTCCCTCGGATGTACGTCCCGAGCGCGGGTAACGCCGGGGTCGCGCTCGCCGCGTACGCGGCGCGTGCCGGTCTGCCGGCGCGTGTCTACCTTCCCGAGGGCACCCCCGCCGCCATGGAACGGGCCTGCCGCGCGTACGGCGCCGAGGTCGTCAAGGGGGGGAGCACGATCCGCGAGGCCGGTGCGTCGGCCCGGCGGAACGAAGCCGGAGGCGGGGCCTTCGACCTTTCGACGCTGCGCGAGCCGTATCGTGCGGAAGGAAAGAAGACCATGGGTTTCGAGATCTGGGAGCAGATGGCTCCGGACGGGATGCCTGATGCGATCATCTACCCCACCGGAGGAGGAACGGGGATCGTCGGCATGTACCGGGCGTTCGTTCAGCTCCAAGCGCTCGGGCTGCTCGAGCGGCTGCCGCGACTGTACTCGGTTCAGCCGGAGAACTGTGCGCCGATCGTCCGCGCCGTGCGCGATGGGGCGAGCCAAGCCATTCCGTGGGAAGGAGCCAAGACGGTGGCCCCGGGCCTTCTCGTCCCGGCCCCGTTCGGCTCCGAGCGGATCCTCGAAGCGATCCGAGAGAGCCGAGGCGGAGGAGCTACGGTCGAAGACCGCGCGATCCTCGCGGCCGTCGGCCATCTGGCCCGTCGGCATGGGATCTCGGCGTCGCCGGAAGGTGCGGCTCCGTACGCGGCCCTTGAGATCCTGCTCCACAGCGGCGCCGTACGTCCGGGCGAGCGTGTGCTCTTGTACAATACGGGCTCCGGGATCCCGTTCCTCTCCTCACTGTAG
- a CDS encoding helix-turn-helix domain-containing protein, whose product MSERKKGAVERRLEEARRFLHTALDRPELLDAFPEEVYVPLGVDVASLFAEGRLELLRQISRSAGTVGELARSVHRKVPSVSRDLRVLEKHGLIRFRTEGKRKYPELLRHFVVISLQSPKDSERGAHQRQIPA is encoded by the coding sequence ATGAGCGAACGCAAGAAGGGCGCGGTCGAACGCCGCCTGGAAGAGGCGCGGCGATTCCTCCACACCGCCCTAGACCGCCCCGAGTTGCTCGACGCATTCCCGGAGGAGGTCTATGTTCCGTTGGGCGTGGATGTGGCTTCCCTGTTCGCCGAGGGACGCCTTGAGCTCCTGCGTCAAATCTCGCGATCAGCCGGGACGGTGGGAGAGCTTGCTCGATCCGTACACCGGAAGGTGCCTTCGGTCTCTCGAGACCTCCGGGTGCTCGAGAAGCACGGGCTGATTCGATTTCGAACGGAGGGCAAGCGGAAGTACCCCGAATTGCTTCGACACTTCGTCGTCATATCCCTGCAATCCCCCAAGGATAGTGAAAGAGGCGCCCATCAGCGTCAGATTCCCGCCTGA
- a CDS encoding HisA/HisF-related TIM barrel protein — MPGEKPAEPILIPCLLLRGGNICIPGAEGPVELDYRTGPALDLFEVVDRLAETSSRIYVVDLDGIEHGAPQLDYLQELSKSAELWVDGGVRRADQTIDVIVAGARRVTLSSAFLRGPAELRRAWALSQEIIFEIDIKGDRLGGSDPSWGTDDPVALARIVRETGVADVLLSFRDADPDWNLVRAVSAGGPTWVGGTFERRDAAQLAPAGAAGGIYHIREELAEWASGGDH; from the coding sequence ATGCCCGGAGAGAAACCCGCCGAGCCGATCCTGATTCCCTGCCTCCTACTGCGTGGCGGCAACATCTGCATCCCGGGCGCGGAGGGTCCAGTCGAGCTGGATTACCGTACCGGCCCGGCGCTCGATCTCTTCGAGGTTGTAGACCGCCTGGCGGAGACGAGCTCCCGGATCTACGTTGTGGATCTGGACGGCATCGAACACGGCGCGCCCCAACTCGACTACCTCCAGGAGCTCTCGAAGAGCGCCGAGCTGTGGGTGGATGGTGGGGTTCGTCGGGCAGATCAGACGATCGACGTCATCGTCGCCGGCGCCCGACGGGTGACCCTATCGAGCGCATTCCTGCGCGGGCCCGCCGAGCTGCGACGCGCCTGGGCGCTCTCGCAGGAGATCATTTTCGAGATCGATATCAAGGGAGATCGCTTGGGGGGATCGGATCCCAGTTGGGGGACCGACGATCCTGTAGCCCTCGCCCGCATCGTGCGGGAGACGGGAGTCGCCGACGTCTTGCTCAGTTTCCGGGATGCGGACCCGGACTGGAACCTGGTCCGAGCGGTGAGCGCCGGCGGTCCGACCTGGGTCGGGGGGACCTTCGAACGACGAGATGCGGCGCAGCTCGCGCCGGCAGGCGCCGCGGGTGGGATCTACCACATCCGGGAAGAACTCGCCGAGTGGGCGAGCGGAGGAGACCACTAG
- a CDS encoding phosphoribosyltransferase, whose translation MREPSSPLKDRTEAGTELARQLTHLQAEVPVVLALPRGGVPVGFEIARWLHAPLDILIVRKIGAPGNPEYGLGAVVEGGHFELDEDRVREGGYSLVELRPVIDRELRETERRAKIYRSVRPRIDWKDRTVIVVDDGAATGGTLFAAIRAVRAQGAIRIVVALGVAPPDTCQRLEREADELHVLREPRSFYAVGQFYKSFEPVEDAEVLELLRRATTTSS comes from the coding sequence ATGCGTGAACCTTCCTCGCCCCTGAAGGACCGGACTGAAGCTGGTACCGAGCTTGCGAGACAGCTGACGCATCTCCAAGCCGAGGTTCCGGTCGTCCTTGCCCTTCCCCGCGGGGGGGTCCCGGTGGGATTCGAGATTGCCCGGTGGCTCCACGCTCCTCTGGATATCCTCATCGTTCGCAAGATTGGGGCTCCGGGGAACCCGGAGTACGGACTCGGCGCGGTCGTGGAGGGTGGCCATTTCGAGCTGGATGAGGATCGGGTGCGGGAAGGAGGATACTCACTCGTCGAGCTTCGGCCGGTGATCGACCGAGAGCTCCGAGAGACCGAGCGGCGCGCGAAGATCTATCGATCGGTGCGGCCCCGGATCGATTGGAAGGATCGAACCGTGATCGTTGTGGACGATGGTGCCGCCACCGGGGGAACCTTGTTCGCGGCGATTCGAGCGGTCCGCGCCCAAGGGGCGATTCGTATCGTGGTGGCCTTGGGGGTGGCCCCGCCGGACACCTGCCAGCGGCTCGAGCGCGAGGCCGACGAGCTTCATGTGCTGCGAGAACCCAGGAGTTTCTACGCCGTCGGACAGTTCTACAAGAGCTTCGAGCCAGTGGAGGACGCTGAGGTGCTCGAACTCTTGCGCCGGGCTACGACGACGTCCTCCTAG
- a CDS encoding tyrosine-type recombinase/integrase, with amino-acid sequence MFSSTLASEVIVPDGARWLKERAERWTREIQGVTWGTRTGYTGHLLGVMRRIGELGFPTPTSARTVTREMIEAYAHDRDLAPTTRSVGLCLLRLFLKAEGAAIARDDRIWKGPKPVARRRFWLTKEELTALMNAARGRERVAIALAGFNGLRLGEICGLRLTDLRMALPEPSFAFYGKFGKLRDIPMSRVAWGELVPVVAAARSDRVCPFGRTTVDRDIKRACARAGLRAYAPHDLRRTFGRLSVASGMSLTALQAIYGHESIEDTAYYVGLDQAEMRRGIDRFSEFVAVEVPPA; translated from the coding sequence GTGTTCAGCTCTACCCTCGCCTCGGAGGTCATCGTGCCCGATGGGGCGCGGTGGTTGAAGGAGAGAGCCGAACGATGGACACGCGAAATCCAGGGAGTCACGTGGGGAACGAGGACCGGCTACACCGGCCACCTGCTCGGCGTGATGCGACGAATCGGAGAACTCGGGTTCCCCACGCCAACGTCGGCGCGGACCGTGACCCGAGAGATGATCGAGGCCTATGCGCACGACAGGGATCTCGCCCCCACTACGCGATCGGTTGGACTCTGCCTCCTGCGACTGTTCCTGAAGGCCGAGGGCGCGGCCATCGCGCGGGACGATCGGATCTGGAAGGGACCCAAGCCGGTAGCCCGTCGGAGGTTCTGGCTCACCAAGGAGGAGCTGACCGCTCTGATGAACGCGGCTCGAGGTCGGGAGCGCGTAGCGATCGCTCTCGCCGGCTTCAACGGCCTTCGTCTCGGAGAGATCTGCGGACTGCGGTTGACGGATCTGCGCATGGCCCTTCCCGAACCGAGCTTCGCGTTCTACGGGAAGTTCGGGAAGCTGAGGGACATCCCGATGTCCCGAGTCGCGTGGGGCGAGCTCGTGCCGGTCGTGGCTGCGGCGCGGTCCGACAGAGTGTGCCCGTTCGGACGGACCACGGTAGACCGCGACATCAAGCGGGCGTGCGCTCGGGCTGGACTGAGGGCCTACGCGCCGCACGATCTCCGCCGAACGTTCGGTCGGCTGAGCGTGGCATCCGGGATGAGCCTGACGGCTCTCCAGGCGATCTACGGCCATGAATCGATCGAGGACACCGCCTACTATGTGGGCCTCGACCAGGCCGAAATGCGGCGCGGGATCGACCGATTCTCCGAGTTCGTCGCAGTGGAGGTTCCCCCCGCATGA